Proteins encoded in a region of the Paenibacillus sp. E222 genome:
- a CDS encoding extracellular solute-binding protein: MSPKGRMSRLGGLVVVGAMSAGLLAGCGGEKAPAAGEGKLPISISLMQVGDVPAKENGIEQKIEEYTNTDVSVQWIPQSAFDDKVNVMVASGEMPTIMRVNYVPTTFNAAKTGLFWEIGPYLKDYKNLSAQSEAYFDNIKIEGKVYGVPNFRDIGRTAIVYRKDWFDKLKLDVPKTLDDWYEVMRSIRKDDPDGNGKEDTYGTVLFKKYNEGVSSPLTRIAVSIGGVNKWGVNDAGKLTPEFLTTEYVDTMKLFKRLFSEGLINSDFPALDPSDADKKIDSGLVAMKLNGVAQNGKSFQQRLTPNVPDGEIDVAPFQGPDGIRIAGEPGNYGMLVIPKASVPDEEQLKQVLTFLDQLMDEPLSTLQLRGLEDVHYTKTADGKTEFKDFDGYQREVKPYRDNLLSVEGHNVPELVDVPIGMKGTKMARENEQYAIPNPALTLSSAIYTERGQELDQMIWDAQTKYIMGKIDDAGWEQEVANWRKSGGDQLISEFEASYAQLNGK; the protein is encoded by the coding sequence ATGAGTCCAAAAGGTCGGATGTCTCGGTTAGGCGGATTGGTCGTGGTTGGTGCAATGTCCGCCGGACTGCTTGCAGGCTGTGGGGGAGAGAAAGCACCTGCGGCAGGGGAGGGCAAGCTTCCTATTTCGATTTCTTTGATGCAGGTTGGTGATGTGCCAGCCAAGGAGAACGGAATTGAACAAAAGATTGAGGAATATACGAATACGGATGTCAGTGTACAGTGGATTCCGCAGTCTGCTTTTGATGATAAAGTGAATGTCATGGTTGCTTCGGGCGAGATGCCGACCATTATGCGCGTGAATTATGTACCCACAACATTCAACGCAGCCAAAACAGGGCTGTTCTGGGAAATTGGACCCTACCTGAAGGATTATAAAAACCTGTCTGCTCAATCCGAGGCTTATTTTGACAACATCAAGATCGAAGGAAAGGTCTACGGGGTACCCAACTTTCGCGATATCGGGCGTACAGCCATCGTGTACCGCAAGGACTGGTTCGACAAGCTGAAGCTGGATGTACCAAAAACGCTGGATGACTGGTACGAAGTGATGCGCTCCATTCGCAAGGATGATCCTGATGGTAACGGTAAGGAAGATACGTATGGAACGGTACTGTTCAAAAAGTACAATGAAGGCGTATCCTCTCCGCTGACACGAATCGCCGTAAGTATTGGTGGGGTGAACAAGTGGGGTGTGAACGATGCGGGTAAACTTACCCCTGAATTCCTGACCACAGAATATGTGGATACGATGAAGCTGTTCAAGCGTCTGTTCAGTGAGGGATTGATCAACAGTGACTTCCCAGCGCTGGACCCTTCCGATGCGGACAAAAAAATCGACTCTGGTCTCGTAGCCATGAAGCTGAACGGTGTTGCTCAGAACGGAAAGTCGTTCCAGCAGCGGCTGACACCAAATGTGCCTGATGGCGAGATTGATGTGGCCCCGTTCCAAGGACCGGATGGCATTCGAATTGCCGGGGAACCGGGAAACTACGGCATGCTTGTTATTCCTAAAGCTTCCGTACCGGACGAAGAACAGTTAAAACAGGTGCTGACGTTCCTGGATCAACTGATGGACGAACCACTGAGTACGCTTCAGCTGCGTGGTCTGGAAGATGTGCACTATACGAAGACTGCGGATGGCAAAACCGAGTTCAAGGACTTCGATGGATACCAGCGTGAAGTGAAGCCTTATCGTGACAATCTGCTAAGCGTTGAAGGTCATAATGTGCCTGAGCTTGTCGATGTACCAATCGGTATGAAGGGCACGAAGATGGCACGTGAGAATGAGCAGTATGCCATTCCAAATCCGGCGCTGACCTTGTCTTCTGCCATTTATACTGAGCGTGGCCAGGAGCTGGACCAGATGATCTGGGATGCACAGACCAAATATATTATGGGCAAAATCGATGATGCTGGATGGGAGCAGGAAGTGGCGAACTGGAGAAAATCCGGTGGCGACCAGCTCATTTCCGAATTTGAAGCGTCTTATGCCCAGCTAAACGGAAAGTAA
- the pulA gene encoding type I pullulanase, with translation MIDDHHKLDVLNVVDTYQGRDLGVTMEPQACSFKVWAPAATQVDVLLYPPSTGGSPNEQKNQDVQKEIPMNQQDQGIWSLKLEGEWNGYRYMYRATFEDGRQEIAVDPYAHAVTMNGEMGVIVRLEQTHPNGWNEDIRPELTSPVDAVLYELHVRDFSIHESSGMRHKGKYLAFTETGLRDSNGNTLGIDHLTELGITHVHLLPVFDFATVDESKTDDGTSDCSRYNWGYDPLHYNVPEGSYASRADEPETRIREFKSMVLALHKKGIGVIMDVVYNHTFDTAASSFEKLVPGYYYRQNPDGTYSNGSGTGNEVATERPMVRKFIIDSVRYWAEEYHMDGFRFDLMGLIDTATMKELAAELHDKVSPSILLYGEPWGALESPLGDQMTLKGAQREAGFAVFNDNLRGTIKGDSDGTGTGFATGAEEKEDDIWTGVRGAITDFTAGPSETINYVTVHDNLNLWDKVAQTQGLHDTLGFITYSEDGRVKGSANVEEAVQQAKPYLLVDPNRILENETVRRCLLANGIVLTSQGVPLLAAGDEFLRSKYGDANSHESGDSVNAIRWEQKQQFKPVYDYYRGLIRLRREHPAFRLRTREEIEKYVRLLEKGKGLLAYELSGTAVGDSWGRMIIIYNASKEPRTTSVPSGTWNVVVEQGQAGTETLRTAKDGQVSVPAISMTVMYSGE, from the coding sequence ATGATTGATGACCATCACAAGCTGGACGTATTGAATGTAGTGGATACATACCAAGGAAGAGATCTGGGTGTCACGATGGAACCACAAGCCTGTAGTTTCAAAGTGTGGGCGCCTGCTGCAACGCAGGTGGATGTGCTGTTATACCCGCCTTCAACAGGGGGAAGTCCCAATGAACAGAAGAATCAGGATGTACAGAAAGAAATACCTATGAACCAACAGGACCAGGGCATCTGGTCCCTGAAGCTCGAAGGCGAGTGGAACGGTTATCGTTATATGTACAGAGCCACCTTTGAGGACGGACGACAGGAGATTGCGGTTGATCCCTATGCACATGCTGTGACCATGAATGGAGAAATGGGAGTCATCGTCAGGCTGGAACAGACCCACCCGAATGGCTGGAATGAGGATATTCGTCCAGAACTGACGAGCCCCGTAGATGCGGTCTTATATGAGCTGCATGTGCGCGATTTCTCGATCCATGAGTCATCCGGCATGAGGCACAAAGGAAAGTATCTGGCTTTTACCGAGACAGGTCTGCGTGATTCAAACGGGAATACACTGGGAATCGATCATTTGACTGAGCTGGGAATCACTCATGTACATCTGCTACCGGTTTTTGATTTTGCGACAGTGGACGAATCGAAGACAGATGACGGGACCTCCGATTGCTCACGTTATAACTGGGGTTATGATCCGCTCCACTACAACGTTCCAGAAGGTTCCTATGCATCCCGTGCAGATGAGCCGGAGACAAGAATTCGTGAGTTCAAATCTATGGTACTCGCTCTTCATAAGAAGGGAATCGGAGTCATTATGGATGTGGTGTACAATCATACGTTTGACACGGCAGCCAGTTCATTTGAAAAGCTTGTTCCAGGATATTACTACCGTCAGAATCCGGATGGTACGTACAGCAATGGCTCAGGTACAGGCAATGAAGTGGCTACGGAGCGCCCGATGGTGCGCAAGTTCATTATCGACTCCGTACGGTACTGGGCAGAGGAATACCATATGGACGGGTTTCGATTTGACCTGATGGGGCTGATTGACACGGCAACGATGAAAGAACTCGCAGCAGAACTGCATGACAAAGTTTCTCCGTCCATCCTCTTATACGGTGAACCCTGGGGAGCGCTGGAATCACCACTTGGGGATCAAATGACCCTTAAGGGAGCACAACGTGAAGCCGGATTTGCTGTATTTAACGATAACCTCCGTGGAACGATTAAAGGCGATAGTGATGGAACGGGAACCGGATTTGCTACAGGAGCGGAGGAAAAAGAAGACGATATTTGGACAGGTGTACGGGGAGCCATTACCGATTTTACCGCTGGCCCATCTGAAACGATTAATTATGTAACTGTACATGATAATCTCAACCTGTGGGACAAAGTCGCCCAGACACAAGGATTGCACGATACACTGGGATTTATCACCTATAGCGAGGATGGTCGTGTGAAAGGCAGCGCCAACGTGGAAGAGGCTGTACAGCAGGCGAAGCCCTATTTGCTCGTTGACCCGAATCGCATACTGGAGAACGAAACGGTCCGGCGCTGTCTGCTTGCTAATGGTATCGTGTTGACTTCCCAGGGGGTTCCCTTGCTTGCGGCTGGGGATGAATTTCTGCGAAGTAAATATGGTGATGCCAACAGTCATGAGAGTGGAGATTCGGTTAATGCCATTCGGTGGGAGCAAAAGCAGCAGTTTAAGCCGGTTTATGATTATTATCGTGGCCTGATCCGTCTTCGGCGCGAGCATCCTGCTTTTCGTCTTCGCACCCGGGAAGAGATTGAGAAGTATGTTCGATTGCTTGAAAAAGGAAAAGGGCTGTTGGCCTATGAACTGTCAGGAACGGCTGTGGGAGATTCATGGGGACGGATGATCATTATCTACAATGCTTCCAAAGAACCCCGTACAACCTCCGTTCCTTCAGGTACATGGAATGTGGTTGTAGAGCAGGGGCAGGCTGGCACCGAGACGCTGCGTACAGCCAAAGACGGTCAGGTCAGCGTTCCCGCTATATCCATGACGGTGATGTATTCAGGTGAATGA
- a CDS encoding extracellular solute-binding protein, producing the protein MKATKKKAVAVLSTLALVTGLLAGCGSDEGQAAEGGVQNVSIAIAQVGDVPSKGNEVQQKIEAYTNTKLDIQWIPASAYNDKINVMIASSDMPKIVKVQYNPTVTSAMRNDVFWEVGPLLKDYKNLSAQNERFFDNIKVEGKIYGVPVFSDIARATVIYRKDWFDKLNLKVPTTPDEWYETIKTLATSDPDGDGQDNTFGLMLFKKYNEDQYSFTTRLGVSFGAPNKWKVEDDGSFTPEFMTPEYMQVLDLLKRLYSEKLLNQDFAVFDSTEAEKKYDTGVVGMRIGVAQNGKSQQERLSKNDPDGVVDIAGLLGVSGDRVAGQTGNSGILAFPKATVKSEDELKNLLSFLDKLMDPEMATLLMRGIEDKHYKKAGEDQVEMSDFDAFQREVKPYRDNLPYVEGYNVPKLKDTELGEKGTELAKELAEHAVPNPALTLYSPTYGDRGADLDQMIADAQTKYIMGKIDENGWKQEIENWGNAGGTKIREEYAEDYKKQAE; encoded by the coding sequence ATGAAAGCAACAAAAAAGAAAGCCGTAGCTGTCTTGAGCACACTGGCATTGGTAACAGGCCTGCTGGCAGGATGCGGATCGGATGAAGGTCAGGCTGCCGAGGGCGGCGTGCAGAATGTGTCCATTGCAATAGCACAGGTGGGCGACGTACCGAGCAAAGGCAATGAGGTCCAGCAAAAGATCGAGGCGTATACGAACACCAAGCTGGACATTCAGTGGATTCCGGCTTCGGCTTACAATGACAAAATTAATGTCATGATTGCATCCAGCGATATGCCCAAAATTGTGAAAGTGCAGTATAACCCAACCGTAACCAGTGCGATGCGTAACGATGTATTCTGGGAAGTTGGACCTTTGCTGAAGGATTACAAAAATCTGTCTGCACAGAACGAGCGTTTCTTTGACAATATCAAGGTGGAAGGCAAAATCTACGGGGTACCCGTATTCTCTGATATTGCTCGTGCAACGGTGATTTACCGTAAAGACTGGTTTGATAAGCTGAATCTCAAAGTACCAACGACACCGGATGAATGGTATGAAACGATCAAAACGCTGGCGACCTCCGATCCGGATGGAGACGGTCAGGATAATACGTTTGGACTAATGCTTTTCAAAAAGTATAACGAGGATCAATATTCCTTCACTACACGCCTTGGTGTAAGTTTTGGTGCACCAAACAAGTGGAAGGTAGAAGATGACGGCAGTTTTACGCCGGAATTCATGACACCGGAATATATGCAGGTGCTGGATTTACTGAAACGTTTGTATAGCGAGAAACTGCTGAATCAGGACTTTGCTGTATTTGACTCCACAGAAGCGGAGAAGAAATATGATACAGGGGTTGTCGGCATGCGTATCGGTGTCGCCCAGAACGGAAAGAGCCAGCAAGAGCGTTTGTCCAAGAATGACCCGGATGGCGTAGTAGACATTGCCGGTTTGCTTGGCGTGAGTGGTGACCGTGTAGCGGGGCAGACGGGTAACTCCGGTATTCTGGCCTTTCCGAAAGCGACGGTAAAATCGGAAGACGAGTTGAAAAACCTGTTGTCTTTCCTGGATAAATTGATGGACCCGGAGATGGCGACGCTGCTAATGCGTGGTATTGAAGACAAACATTACAAGAAGGCTGGCGAAGACCAGGTAGAGATGAGCGACTTCGATGCATTCCAGCGGGAAGTGAAGCCATATCGTGATAACTTGCCTTACGTGGAAGGATACAATGTGCCGAAATTGAAAGATACCGAACTGGGTGAGAAGGGGACGGAACTTGCCAAAGAATTGGCGGAACATGCTGTGCCAAACCCTGCATTAACTTTGTATTCGCCTACTTATGGCGATCGTGGGGCAGATCTGGATCAGATGATTGCAGATGCGCAGACCAAATATATTATGGGCAAGATCGATGAAAATGGCTGGAAACAGGAGATCGAGAATTGGGGCAATGCGGGCGGTACCAAAATTCGTGAGGAATATGCCGAAGACTACAAAAAACAGGCTGAATAA
- the pulA gene encoding type I pullulanase, whose translation MPEWTSFRYEGNDLGLTYTHTASTFKLWAPTAQQVSLLIFDNEGHYDANGRVTEHDDGQKRSMTRDPDGIWSIQLEGDWAGHYYMYHITHDDQHIAVAPDPYARAVSVNGQRTAIIDLDTTNPVDWEEDVKPVFLRPADAVLYELHVRDFSSDPHADIPYKGKYLAFTASGLTDRGGNSIGVDHLVELGITHVHLLPVADYQTVDELAVTTDVGSNAKLPYNWGYDPQHYNVPEGSYATNPRDPAVRIREFKALVHSLHRQGIRVVLDVVYNHTYSVDDGPFERIVPGYYYRYREDGTLSNGSGVGNELATERPMVRKYILDSLLYWAEEYHVDGFRFDLMGLIDTDTMNEVTRELREQIDPAFLIYGEPWTGGESPLERKTLKGTQRGQGFAVFNDHFRSAIKGDSDGIGKGFVTGADGREYEIAMGVAGALDDFTSSPVESVNYVTAHDNLNLWDKIATTMYLRHDLGYAVWRDGQPVEGGSAESAVKAADPYRYVDADDVLDHEMVRRSLLSTGILLTSQGIPFLHAGDEMLRSKAGDHNSYRSGDAVNTITWANKARFRPVFDYYRGLIHMRRTHPAFRMINAEQVRNHLRMMRAEGNVVAFTLDHGANQDTWNQIVVIYNGTSQQQQVGLPEGDWHIVVNDHQAGTDVIETVSGTAVVERWSLMVLYDTEYAGGAEPAVIEIHSPRLVYSAGEVASLRASVRDRFGNVVENASVTWSSSNPHIIAIQSDGTIHTGQTGEATISVQCGTITTECTLQVDYLHPERIEIIGEAVMYTTRVSRFRALVLDQFGQPLQGMNIRWSSSHLEHAAVSTAGIVRALAPGSTQIIAEAGGIQASLNIKIHKPISRIVTLRYEREDQHYEGWDVWVWGTGMEDGAVPFERVGNAAEARFRVAAGLHHLGFIIRLNEWEAKDTCGDRYVDIGPEDGDVHIIVHSGTDQMQVIRESDDEDDRNSA comes from the coding sequence ATGCCGGAATGGACATCTTTTCGTTATGAAGGCAACGATCTTGGCTTAACATATACGCATACAGCAAGCACATTCAAGCTGTGGGCACCTACAGCACAGCAGGTTTCCCTACTCATTTTTGATAATGAGGGACATTACGATGCAAATGGTAGAGTAACCGAACATGATGACGGACAGAAACGGTCGATGACCCGTGACCCGGATGGAATATGGAGTATACAGCTTGAAGGGGATTGGGCCGGACATTATTATATGTATCACATTACGCATGATGATCAGCATATTGCGGTGGCACCCGATCCTTACGCTCGTGCTGTATCGGTGAATGGACAGCGAACAGCCATTATTGACCTGGATACAACCAATCCAGTGGATTGGGAAGAGGATGTGAAGCCCGTATTTTTGCGTCCGGCAGATGCAGTTCTATACGAATTACATGTGCGCGACTTCTCCTCTGACCCCCATGCCGATATTCCGTATAAGGGCAAATATTTGGCATTTACAGCTTCCGGGTTGACGGACAGAGGTGGCAATTCTATCGGAGTAGATCATCTTGTCGAACTTGGCATCACGCATGTGCATCTTCTGCCTGTAGCGGATTATCAGACGGTGGATGAATTGGCAGTGACAACGGACGTTGGCTCAAATGCCAAACTGCCATACAATTGGGGATATGATCCGCAGCACTATAACGTGCCGGAAGGTTCCTATGCCACCAATCCACGTGATCCTGCGGTTCGAATCCGGGAGTTCAAGGCTCTCGTTCATTCCTTGCACCGACAAGGCATTCGTGTCGTGCTTGATGTGGTGTATAACCATACGTATAGCGTGGATGATGGACCTTTTGAACGGATTGTACCGGGTTACTATTATCGTTACCGTGAAGACGGCACATTAAGCAATGGCTCGGGTGTGGGCAATGAACTGGCTACAGAACGCCCGATGGTGCGGAAATATATTTTGGACTCTCTCCTGTACTGGGCAGAGGAATATCATGTGGACGGATTTCGCTTCGACCTCATGGGTCTGATTGATACGGACACGATGAACGAAGTGACTCGCGAGCTAAGAGAACAGATTGATCCGGCTTTTCTGATCTACGGGGAGCCGTGGACAGGTGGAGAATCACCTCTGGAGCGGAAAACGTTAAAAGGGACACAACGTGGTCAGGGATTTGCCGTATTCAACGATCATTTCCGCAGTGCCATCAAAGGGGATAGTGATGGCATCGGGAAAGGTTTTGTTACCGGAGCAGACGGTAGGGAGTACGAAATTGCCATGGGTGTAGCCGGAGCGCTGGATGATTTCACATCTTCACCTGTGGAATCCGTCAATTATGTGACGGCACATGATAATCTCAACCTGTGGGACAAAATCGCAACAACGATGTACCTCAGGCATGATCTCGGTTACGCGGTATGGAGGGACGGACAGCCTGTGGAAGGAGGCAGTGCGGAGTCAGCGGTTAAAGCGGCGGACCCTTATCGGTATGTCGATGCGGATGATGTACTTGATCATGAGATGGTTCGTCGTTCCTTGCTCTCAACAGGAATTTTGCTTACCTCACAGGGAATTCCATTTCTCCATGCAGGGGATGAGATGCTGAGATCCAAAGCAGGAGATCACAATAGTTATCGCAGCGGGGACGCCGTGAATACGATCACTTGGGCTAACAAAGCTCGATTCAGACCTGTGTTTGATTATTATCGCGGCCTGATTCATATGCGCCGCACACATCCGGCCTTTCGCATGATTAACGCCGAGCAGGTACGGAATCATCTTCGCATGATGCGTGCAGAAGGCAATGTGGTTGCATTTACACTGGATCACGGAGCAAATCAGGATACCTGGAATCAGATCGTGGTGATCTACAACGGAACGAGTCAGCAGCAGCAAGTGGGTCTGCCGGAGGGTGACTGGCATATTGTTGTGAATGATCACCAGGCAGGTACAGATGTCATTGAGACGGTGAGCGGAACCGCAGTGGTAGAACGATGGTCATTGATGGTACTGTACGACACAGAGTATGCTGGCGGTGCTGAACCGGCTGTGATTGAGATTCATTCGCCGCGTCTTGTGTACAGTGCCGGAGAGGTTGCCAGTTTGCGAGCATCGGTCAGAGACCGTTTTGGTAATGTGGTGGAGAATGCATCTGTGACCTGGAGCTCTTCGAACCCACATATTATTGCCATTCAATCCGATGGAACAATTCATACGGGGCAGACCGGAGAAGCAACGATCAGCGTCCAATGTGGCACGATTACCACAGAGTGTACGCTGCAGGTTGATTACCTCCATCCGGAACGAATTGAGATTATCGGGGAAGCCGTGATGTACACGACACGTGTCAGTCGATTCCGCGCCTTGGTTCTGGATCAATTCGGCCAGCCTTTGCAAGGTATGAATATACGGTGGAGCTCGTCTCATCTGGAGCATGCAGCGGTTAGTACAGCAGGAATCGTACGTGCTCTAGCGCCAGGGTCCACCCAGATTATCGCGGAGGCTGGAGGGATTCAGGCATCGCTGAATATCAAAATCCACAAACCCATTTCGCGAATTGTGACTCTCCGATATGAACGGGAAGATCAGCATTATGAGGGATGGGATGTCTGGGTATGGGGCACAGGCATGGAGGATGGAGCTGTCCCTTTTGAGCGAGTGGGCAATGCAGCTGAAGCCCGTTTTCGGGTGGCTGCAGGACTGCATCACCTGGGTTTCATCATTCGGCTGAATGAATGGGAAGCGAAAGATACCTGCGGAGATCGTTATGTTGATATCGGTCCTGAAGACGGAGATGTGCACATTATCGTTCACAGTGGGACGGATCAGATGCAGGTTATCCGTGAAAGTGATGACGAGGATGATCGTAACAGCGCATAG
- a CDS encoding sugar ABC transporter permease — protein sequence MKAETAARTRPATRSDKNLLWRDIIKNRWLYIMLIPGVLYFVIFKYIPMYGITMAFQDYTPYKGILGSDWVGFKHFQRFFGEPQFWTLFRNTFLLAIYNMVFFFPLPIVLALMMNEVRRERFKRFVQTLVYVPHFVSWVVVVGVFYMLFTTEGGAINELLYNLTGQKVAFLLEPGWFRTMIVGQSIWKEVGWGTIIFLAALSGVDTQLYEAARMDGANRWRQTWHITLPAIRSTIIILLILRLGNFLDTGFEQIFLMLTPTNRDVGEVFDTYVYTKGLTQAQYSYSAAVGLFKSVVGLALVLGANTMAKKFGEEGVY from the coding sequence ATGAAAGCCGAAACGGCGGCTCGGACACGACCCGCTACCCGCAGTGACAAAAACCTGCTGTGGAGGGACATCATCAAAAACCGGTGGCTCTATATTATGTTGATACCGGGCGTGCTTTACTTTGTTATTTTCAAATACATACCCATGTACGGCATTACGATGGCTTTTCAGGATTACACGCCTTACAAGGGCATTCTGGGCAGCGACTGGGTAGGGTTCAAGCACTTCCAGCGTTTCTTCGGGGAACCGCAGTTCTGGACTTTATTCCGGAATACGTTTTTGTTAGCGATTTATAATATGGTGTTCTTCTTCCCGCTGCCAATTGTATTGGCACTCATGATGAATGAAGTTCGCCGTGAAAGGTTCAAACGCTTTGTTCAGACGCTGGTATATGTTCCGCACTTTGTTTCCTGGGTTGTTGTGGTTGGTGTGTTCTACATGCTCTTCACAACCGAGGGTGGAGCTATTAACGAATTACTTTATAACCTGACGGGACAAAAAGTGGCTTTTCTGCTTGAGCCCGGCTGGTTTCGAACCATGATTGTTGGACAATCCATCTGGAAAGAGGTAGGCTGGGGCACGATTATTTTCCTGGCGGCACTCTCCGGTGTAGATACACAGCTCTATGAAGCTGCACGGATGGATGGTGCCAATCGCTGGCGTCAGACATGGCATATTACGTTGCCTGCCATACGCAGTACAATCATTATTTTGCTCATTCTGCGTCTGGGTAACTTCCTGGATACAGGCTTTGAACAGATCTTCCTGATGCTCACGCCGACGAACCGGGATGTGGGTGAGGTATTCGATACCTACGTCTACACCAAAGGTCTCACACAAGCACAGTACAGTTATAGTGCTGCTGTCGGTTTGTTCAAGTCGGTGGTCGGACTGGCGCTTGTATTGGGTGCCAACACGATGGCCAAAAAATTCGGGGAGGAAGGCGTCTACTAA
- a CDS encoding carbohydrate ABC transporter permease encodes MQQDKTWGNRIFDILNHGLLLLIGIVTVIPFIYILAVSFTSPHEVAKGGFILFPKEFSLAAYRYIFSTDTLIRSLGVSIYITVIGTLLNLLFTSLMAYPLSRRYLRGRQPILLGVLFTMLFSGGMIPTYFVVKSLHLTDTLWSLMLPTAISAFNLIVLKNFFQAIPDELEDAAKIDGCNDVGVLFRIVLPLSMPAMATFSLFYAVAHWNSFFNAVIYINDSEKWPVQVWLREIVILAQSRIGDTSIEETEIQPLTIRMAVIVFSTIPIMLVYPFLQKHFAKGVMLGSVKG; translated from the coding sequence ATGCAACAGGATAAAACGTGGGGCAATCGGATCTTTGATATCCTCAATCATGGCTTGCTGTTATTGATCGGAATCGTGACCGTTATCCCGTTCATTTATATTTTGGCCGTCTCGTTTACTAGTCCGCATGAAGTGGCCAAGGGAGGATTCATTCTTTTCCCAAAAGAATTCTCCCTCGCTGCTTACCGTTACATCTTCTCTACAGACACATTGATTCGCAGTCTGGGTGTATCCATTTATATCACCGTAATAGGAACACTGCTTAACCTGTTGTTCACGTCGCTGATGGCGTATCCGCTCTCCAGAAGATACTTGCGTGGACGTCAGCCGATCTTGCTGGGTGTACTGTTCACCATGTTGTTCAGCGGCGGGATGATCCCAACCTACTTTGTCGTAAAATCATTGCACCTGACGGATACATTATGGTCTTTGATGCTGCCTACCGCCATTAGTGCGTTCAACCTGATCGTACTTAAGAACTTCTTCCAAGCCATTCCGGACGAACTGGAGGATGCTGCCAAAATCGATGGATGTAACGATGTGGGCGTATTGTTCCGTATTGTTCTGCCTTTGTCGATGCCAGCAATGGCTACATTCTCTCTCTTTTACGCGGTGGCTCATTGGAACAGCTTCTTCAACGCTGTCATTTATATCAACGATAGTGAAAAGTGGCCCGTACAGGTATGGTTGCGGGAAATTGTCATCCTGGCTCAGAGCCGCATCGGGGACACCAGTATCGAAGAGACTGAGATTCAGCCGCTCACTATTCGCATGGCCGTTATTGTGTTCTCCACGATTCCAATCATGCTGGTGTATCCGTTCCTGCAAAAGCACTTTGCCAAAGGAGTGATGCTGGGATCGGTAAAAGGTTGA
- a CDS encoding glycoside hydrolase family 105 protein produces MKETLQFTPVRMAEQFMESYRNHELYPTWHYENGCLLKALEELYIHTGEQKYFDYIRELMDNFIQEDGSIRLYAVEEYNLDQINQGKSLFLLLDKTGEEKYRKAADLLMVQLKGQPRTSEGGFWHKKIYPFQMWLDGLYMATPFLTQYGAVTGEEKWFDKAALQLLLVEKRTRDSRSGLLYHAWDESKEQRWSSGETGCSPHVWSRAMGWYVMAVVDTLDHLPVDHEQRGQIVGIFERVANALVHVQDQQSGLWPHLLDQPGRERNYLEASGTSMFVYALAKGVRKGYLSGKFKAIAEKGYQGLLLHLLQTDREGVLSLTQCNGGAGLGGTPYRDGSYEYYVTESIRINDPKSVAPFILAGVEMELATR; encoded by the coding sequence ATGAAAGAAACACTGCAATTCACACCGGTACGGATGGCCGAACAGTTCATGGAAAGTTATCGCAATCATGAGTTGTATCCGACCTGGCATTATGAAAATGGTTGTCTGCTGAAAGCGCTGGAGGAGCTGTACATCCATACTGGAGAACAGAAATATTTCGACTACATCCGTGAACTGATGGATAACTTCATTCAGGAAGATGGCTCGATTCGCTTGTATGCGGTCGAGGAATATAACCTGGACCAGATTAACCAGGGGAAATCGCTGTTCCTGTTGCTGGACAAAACGGGTGAAGAGAAATACCGTAAAGCCGCGGATTTGCTCATGGTACAGCTTAAGGGACAGCCCCGGACGAGTGAAGGCGGATTCTGGCACAAGAAAATCTATCCGTTCCAGATGTGGCTGGATGGGCTGTATATGGCCACGCCGTTTCTAACGCAGTATGGTGCGGTTACTGGCGAGGAGAAGTGGTTTGACAAGGCGGCATTACAGCTGCTGCTGGTGGAGAAACGTACACGTGATTCACGCAGCGGTCTGCTGTACCATGCCTGGGATGAGAGCAAGGAACAGCGCTGGAGCTCGGGAGAAACCGGGTGTTCTCCGCATGTATGGAGCCGGGCGATGGGCTGGTATGTGATGGCAGTAGTGGATACACTGGATCATCTGCCTGTAGATCATGAGCAGCGGGGTCAGATCGTAGGGATTTTCGAACGTGTAGCGAATGCGCTTGTACATGTACAGGACCAACAGTCCGGGTTATGGCCTCATTTGCTCGATCAGCCAGGGCGTGAGCGTAATTATTTGGAGGCTTCGGGAACGTCAATGTTTGTGTATGCACTGGCGAAGGGCGTACGTAAGGGGTATCTGAGTGGCAAGTTCAAAGCGATCGCAGAAAAGGGTTATCAGGGTTTGCTGCTGCATCTGCTGCAAACGGACCGTGAAGGTGTATTGTCCCTGACGCAGTGTAACGGCGGGGCAGGGTTGGGCGGTACCCCGTATCGTGACGGGTCATACGAGTATTATGTGACGGAATCCATTCGGATTAATGATCCGAAATCGGTAGCTCCATTTATTTTGGCAGGAGTGGAGATGGAACTGGCGACACGCTAG